Proteins encoded in a region of the Nocardia asteroides genome:
- a CDS encoding TVP38/TMEM64 family protein: protein MTRLIRDPRIVALIVGAVALFGAALLVPLPSPRQVQEWATSVGPVFPLLFFVVHALVTVAPIPRTVFTVSAGLLFGPLLGITLAVGATTVSAVLAILLVRALDRDRVAARLTHPAVRAIDDRLARRGWLAVGSLRLIAAVPFSVINYCCGLSSIRFWPYLVATVLGVLPGTIGTVILGDALTGTTHPAMLALSGVCLAVGMAGLIFDARWRTAPPAPMAAAEPVAAK from the coding sequence GTGACGAGGCTGATCCGTGACCCGCGTATCGTCGCGCTGATCGTCGGGGCGGTCGCGTTGTTCGGCGCGGCGCTGCTGGTTCCGCTGCCGTCGCCGCGGCAGGTGCAGGAGTGGGCGACGTCCGTCGGCCCGGTCTTCCCGCTGCTGTTCTTCGTGGTGCACGCCCTGGTGACGGTCGCGCCGATCCCACGCACCGTGTTCACCGTGAGCGCCGGGCTGCTGTTCGGCCCGCTGCTGGGCATCACGCTGGCGGTGGGTGCCACGACTGTCAGCGCGGTGCTGGCGATCCTGCTCGTCCGGGCCCTCGATCGAGATCGAGTCGCCGCACGCCTCACCCATCCCGCGGTCCGCGCCATCGACGACCGTCTCGCGCGCCGGGGCTGGCTGGCGGTGGGCTCGCTGCGGCTGATCGCGGCGGTGCCGTTCTCGGTGATCAACTATTGCTGCGGATTGTCCTCGATCCGGTTCTGGCCGTACCTGGTCGCCACGGTGCTCGGCGTGCTACCCGGCACGATCGGCACCGTCATCCTCGGCGATGCGCTCACCGGGACGACTCATCCGGCGATGCTGGCGCTGTCGGGCGTCTGCCTCGCGGTCGGCATGGCCGGATTGATCTTCGACGCGCGATGGAGAACGGCGCCACCCGCGCCGATGGCCGCCGCCGAGCCCGTCGCCGCGAAGTAG
- a CDS encoding trypsin-like peptidase domain-containing protein produces the protein MDAYSRTVIAVAASVTPHVASVRTRRGSGSAVIFTDDGYLLTNAHVIGVARGGEVVFADGVESRFDVIGVDPLSDLAVLRARDGAPDAVTLGDADRLVVGQLVVAVGSPLGLAGSVTAGVVSALGRAVPVASRRAGRVIEDVIQTDAALNPGNSGGALSDSAGRVVGINTAVAGIGLGLAIPINATTRRIIGTLHTEGRVRRAYLGLVGVPAPLPEPVAARTGQGAGVRIVEVVRGGPAEHAGLRRGDLVLSVARAQVHDAQGIQRQLFAEAIGVQLPVTVLRNGAMVDVIAVPVELAAD, from the coding sequence ATGGATGCCTACTCGCGCACGGTGATCGCGGTGGCGGCGTCGGTGACGCCGCATGTGGCCAGTGTGCGGACCAGGCGGGGGAGCGGATCGGCGGTGATCTTCACCGACGACGGGTATCTGCTGACCAACGCGCACGTCATCGGCGTGGCGCGCGGGGGCGAGGTGGTCTTCGCCGACGGGGTGGAGTCGCGTTTCGACGTGATCGGAGTGGATCCGCTGTCGGATCTGGCGGTGCTGCGCGCACGCGACGGCGCCCCGGACGCGGTCACCCTCGGCGACGCCGACCGATTGGTGGTCGGTCAGTTGGTGGTGGCGGTCGGCAGCCCGCTCGGCCTGGCCGGTTCGGTCACCGCGGGCGTGGTGAGCGCGCTCGGGCGCGCGGTTCCGGTCGCCTCCCGCCGCGCCGGGCGGGTGATCGAGGACGTGATCCAGACCGACGCCGCGCTCAACCCCGGTAATTCCGGTGGAGCGTTGTCGGATTCGGCCGGCCGGGTGGTCGGCATCAACACCGCGGTCGCCGGCATCGGTCTCGGCCTGGCCATCCCGATCAACGCGACGACGCGCCGGATCATCGGCACGCTGCACACCGAGGGACGCGTCCGGCGCGCGTACCTCGGCTTGGTCGGTGTGCCGGCGCCGCTGCCGGAGCCGGTCGCCGCGCGCACCGGGCAGGGCGCCGGGGTGCGCATCGTCGAGGTGGTCCGCGGCGGCCCCGCCGAGCACGCCGGGCTGCGCCGCGGCGATCTCGTGCTGAGCGTGGCGCGTGCGCAAGTGCATGACGCGCAAGGCATCCAGCGTCAATTGTTCGCCGAGGCGATCGGTGTGCAGTTGCCCGTGACCGTGCTGCGCAACGGGGCCATGGTGGACGTGATCGCGGTCCCGGTGGAACTGGCCGCGGACTGA
- a CDS encoding nuclear transport factor 2 family protein, whose amino-acid sequence MSRYEEAVDRYFAAWNATDEQTRAAAVAVAWAEDGGYTDPLAEVSGHAELAAAIAGAQAQFPGFEFRRLGEVDGHHDIARFSWELVSAADGSAPVAGSDVITLGADGRITNVHGFLDRLPSA is encoded by the coding sequence ATGTCGCGCTACGAGGAAGCGGTCGATCGGTACTTCGCCGCGTGGAATGCCACCGACGAGCAGACCAGGGCCGCGGCGGTCGCGGTTGCCTGGGCCGAGGACGGCGGGTACACCGATCCGCTCGCCGAGGTGAGCGGGCACGCCGAGTTGGCGGCGGCGATCGCAGGCGCGCAGGCGCAGTTCCCCGGCTTCGAGTTCCGTCGCCTCGGCGAGGTCGACGGCCACCACGACATCGCCCGTTTCTCTTGGGAGTTGGTGTCGGCGGCCGACGGCAGCGCCCCGGTCGCGGGGTCGGACGTGATCACCCTGGGTGCCGACGGGCGGATCACGAATGTGCACGGTTTTCTCGACCGGCTGCCCTCGGCCTGA
- a CDS encoding metalloregulator ArsR/SmtB family transcription factor: MLAATARLQILWLLAQGEHDVGALAAAVGQSLPAVSQHLPKLELAGLVRAHRDGKRNIYAIADPDIADLVRLAFRHHRRRPD; this comes from the coding sequence ATGCTCGCGGCCACCGCCCGCTTGCAGATACTCTGGCTGCTCGCCCAAGGCGAGCACGATGTCGGCGCCCTCGCCGCCGCTGTCGGCCAGTCCCTGCCCGCCGTGAGCCAGCACCTGCCCAAGCTCGAACTCGCCGGACTGGTCCGCGCCCATCGCGACGGCAAGCGCAACATCTACGCGATCGCCGACCCCGACATCGCCGACCTCGTCCGGTTGGCATTCCGCCACCACCGCCGGCGTCCCGACTGA
- a CDS encoding TetR/AcrR family transcriptional regulator C-terminal ligand-binding domain-containing protein, with amino-acid sequence MPGLVAGVFAVQSDRSVGVVVFDDLQALAPRSPAPWKVAARAGTNKNAIYRRWPNRLALGVAAYRLLATTAQPPDTGDLREDALELLRRVNRHWSSPLGAILRELIAAAGGAAELLVQLPDQSGDAAAAPWLTVLRRAVARGEVAPESLHPRVATVALVLLRNEFVVRGAPSAPDDVLVEIVDEVYLPLIRRRAPASS; translated from the coding sequence CTGCCCGGGCTCGTCGCGGGCGTATTCGCCGTTCAATCGGACCGGTCCGTGGGTGTCGTCGTATTCGACGATCTCCAGGCCCTCGCGCCCAGATCGCCCGCGCCCTGGAAGGTCGCCGCGCGGGCCGGCACCAACAAGAACGCCATCTACCGGCGCTGGCCCAACCGCTTGGCGCTCGGCGTCGCCGCCTATCGCCTGCTGGCCACGACGGCGCAGCCGCCCGATACCGGAGACCTGCGCGAAGACGCACTCGAACTACTGCGCCGGGTCAACCGCCATTGGAGTTCGCCACTCGGCGCGATCCTGCGCGAACTCATCGCAGCCGCAGGTGGCGCGGCGGAACTGCTGGTCCAGCTGCCGGACCAATCCGGCGATGCCGCCGCCGCGCCATGGCTCACCGTCCTCCGCCGCGCGGTGGCGCGAGGAGAAGTCGCTCCCGAATCGCTGCATCCGCGGGTCGCCACCGTCGCCCTTGTCCTGCTCCGCAACGAATTCGTCGTGCGCGGCGCGCCGAGCGCGCCCGACGACGTCCTGGTCGAGATCGTGGACGAGGTCTACCTGCCGCTGATCCGCCGGCGCGCTCCGGCGTCGAGCTGA
- a CDS encoding helix-turn-helix transcriptional regulator: MDDRTELSEFLKSRRARVRPRDVGLRDYGTVRRVAGLRREELARLAGVSVAHYTRLEQGSGDRVSDEVLEAVGAALRLDRDELAYLHRLARRPRPCTRAAPEVTSGLLRLLESFVMTPALLVGRHTQIVGWNQLAVAVFGDFPTLPENRRTFSHLLFGEPRSRALYRTGWERAAHDHVAHLRVLLGRYRGDAALTAHIDHLREESADFARLWDERSVAQVRSRAYALHHPVVGELVLHGELVALPDEPLCCGLDLFAAEPGSASEQALRKLGNR; encoded by the coding sequence GTGGACGACCGGACCGAGCTGAGCGAGTTCTTGAAATCACGCCGTGCCCGCGTGCGCCCGCGGGACGTCGGGCTGCGAGACTACGGCACGGTACGCCGGGTCGCGGGCCTGAGACGGGAGGAGCTGGCTCGGCTGGCGGGCGTGAGCGTCGCCCACTACACACGTTTGGAACAGGGCAGCGGTGACCGCGTCTCGGACGAGGTCCTGGAGGCCGTCGGCGCGGCACTGCGCCTGGACCGGGACGAACTCGCCTACCTCCACCGGCTCGCTCGGCGGCCCCGGCCATGTACGCGAGCCGCGCCGGAGGTGACCTCGGGCTTGCTCCGCCTGCTGGAGTCGTTCGTGATGACCCCCGCCCTGCTGGTCGGTCGACACACCCAGATCGTCGGCTGGAATCAGCTCGCCGTGGCGGTGTTCGGTGACTTTCCCACGCTGCCGGAGAACCGCCGCACCTTCTCGCATCTGCTGTTCGGCGAACCCCGGTCACGTGCGCTGTACCGCACCGGTTGGGAGCGGGCGGCGCACGATCACGTGGCGCATCTGCGCGTTCTGCTCGGACGATATCGAGGGGATGCCGCACTCACCGCACACATAGATCACCTGCGGGAGGAGAGCGCCGATTTCGCCCGACTGTGGGACGAGCGCTCGGTCGCGCAGGTCCGGTCTCGGGCCTACGCGTTGCACCACCCGGTGGTGGGCGAGCTGGTCCTGCACGGCGAACTCGTCGCGCTGCCCGACGAGCCGTTGTGTTGCGGGCTGGACCTGTTCGCCGCCGAGCCGGGTTCGGCGTCCGAGCAGGCGCTGCGGAAACTCGGCAACCGCTGA
- a CDS encoding NAD(P)-binding domain-containing protein, with protein MYAGTSEGAHTVSTQNAGLVRQPERLDAVGRVTVANRAWLSALARRRSHDVPTNERSERVPRTLGLIGSGMIGSTIARLALAAGLEVILSNSRDPRTLVALVAELGEGARAATPAQAARAADLVVAAVPLKAHEHLPAEALAGKTVLDTANYYPERDGHLSELDDGSLTSSALLQRHLAGSRVVKACNNVTPHQLLCLARPASAPDRSALPIAGDDAEAKAETTRLLDLLGYDAVDIGTLATSWRSEPNTPVYVQPYLGEVPAMSVEAFLRWTLGAPGIVVPAARVAELAEIAVRRPAGEARLPSD; from the coding sequence ATGTACGCCGGGACGTCGGAGGGTGCTCACACCGTGAGTACCCAGAACGCGGGGCTGGTCCGGCAGCCGGAACGGCTCGATGCTGTCGGACGAGTCACCGTCGCGAACCGGGCATGGCTTTCCGCGCTCGCTCGCCGCCGGTCTCACGATGTCCCCACGAACGAACGGAGCGAACGCGTGCCCCGAACCCTCGGACTCATCGGCAGCGGAATGATCGGGTCCACCATTGCCCGCCTGGCCCTCGCGGCCGGACTCGAGGTCATCCTCAGTAATTCGCGTGACCCTCGGACACTCGTCGCGCTGGTCGCCGAGCTGGGTGAAGGCGCCCGAGCGGCCACACCAGCGCAAGCGGCACGCGCGGCCGATCTGGTGGTGGCGGCCGTCCCGCTGAAAGCCCACGAACATCTCCCCGCCGAGGCGCTGGCCGGCAAGACCGTGCTGGACACCGCGAACTACTACCCCGAACGAGACGGTCACCTGTCCGAACTGGACGACGGCTCCCTGACCTCGAGCGCACTGCTGCAACGCCACCTCGCGGGCTCTCGAGTGGTCAAGGCATGCAACAACGTCACCCCGCACCAGCTGTTGTGCCTGGCCCGTCCCGCGAGCGCGCCGGATCGCAGCGCGCTGCCCATCGCCGGCGACGACGCGGAGGCGAAGGCGGAGACCACCCGGCTGTTGGACCTCCTCGGCTATGACGCGGTGGACATCGGCACACTCGCCACCAGCTGGCGCAGTGAACCGAACACACCGGTCTACGTCCAGCCCTATCTCGGCGAAGTACCCGCGATGAGCGTCGAGGCATTCCTTCGCTGGACTCTCGGGGCACCCGGGATCGTGGTTCCCGCGGCACGGGTGGCCGAGCTCGCCGAGATCGCGGTTCGCCGACCCGCCGGCGAGGCCAGGTTGCCGAGCGACTGA
- a CDS encoding helix-turn-helix transcriptional regulator, with amino-acid sequence MTSRPAAAQHLHDLARLRRVRDRIDREYAQPLDVEALARDAHMSAGHLSRQFRLAYGESPYSYLMTRRIERAMALLRRGDLSVTEVCFAVGCSSLGTFSTRFTELVGVPPSVYRRQEADAAAGMPACVAKQVTRPIRNREAPVTEPQLA; translated from the coding sequence GTGACCAGCAGACCCGCCGCAGCGCAGCATTTGCACGACCTCGCGCGACTACGCCGCGTACGCGACCGTATCGACCGGGAGTATGCGCAGCCGCTGGACGTCGAGGCGCTCGCCCGGGACGCGCACATGTCGGCCGGACATCTCAGCCGCCAGTTCCGGCTCGCCTACGGCGAGTCGCCGTACTCCTATCTGATGACGCGGCGCATCGAACGCGCGATGGCGCTGCTGCGTCGCGGGGACCTCAGCGTCACCGAGGTCTGTTTCGCGGTCGGCTGCTCGTCGCTGGGCACCTTCAGCACTCGCTTCACCGAGTTGGTCGGCGTGCCGCCCAGCGTCTATCGCAGGCAGGAGGCGGACGCGGCGGCGGGGATGCCCGCGTGCGTGGCCAAACAGGTCACCAGACCGATCAGGAATCGAGAAGCGCCGGTTACCGAGCCGCAATTAGCCTGA
- a CDS encoding VOC family protein has translation MDITIHSSFLPHNDAEAALAFYRDTLGFEVRKDVGYEGLRWLTVGPVGQPETSIVLHPPGVDPGITDDERRTITEMMAKGTYGGILLATKDLDGAFERLAAHDAEIVQEPTDQPYGVRDCAVRDPAGNLIRIQELR, from the coding sequence ATGGACATCACCATTCACTCGAGCTTCCTGCCGCACAACGACGCGGAGGCGGCTCTCGCCTTCTACCGTGACACCCTCGGCTTCGAGGTGCGCAAAGACGTCGGATACGAAGGGCTGCGCTGGCTCACCGTCGGCCCCGTCGGCCAGCCCGAAACGTCCATCGTTCTGCATCCGCCGGGCGTCGACCCCGGCATCACCGACGACGAGCGCCGCACCATCACCGAGATGATGGCCAAGGGCACCTACGGCGGCATTCTCTTGGCAACCAAAGATCTCGATGGCGCCTTCGAGCGGCTGGCGGCCCACGACGCCGAGATCGTCCAGGAGCCGACCGATCAGCCGTACGGAGTTCGCGACTGCGCCGTCCGCGATCCCGCGGGCAACCTGATCCGCATCCAAGAACTGCGCTGA
- a CDS encoding excinuclease ABC subunit UvrA yields the protein MSTATRTDPQSTAPHAADSHDLIRLHGARENNLKDVSIEIPKRRLTVFTGVSGSGKSSLVFSTIAAESQRLINETYSAFVQGFMPTLARPEVDVLEGLTTAIIVDQQRMGADPRSTVGTATDANAMLRILFSRLGKPHIGSPQAFSFNVASISGAGAVTVERAGKSVKERRSFSITGGMCPRCEGRGSVSDIDLTQLYDDSKSLSDGAFTIPGWKSDSFWTVRVYAESGFVDPNKPIREFTKREMQDFLYKEPTKVKVEGVNLTYEGLIPKIQKSFLSKDREAMQPHIRAFVDRAVTFAVCPECDGTRLSAAARSSKIEGISIADACAMQISDLAEWVGGLDEPSVAPLLAALRHTLDSFVEIGLGYLSLDRPAGTLSGGEAQRTKMIRHLGSSLTDVTYVFDEPTIGLHPHDIQRMNNLLLRLRDKGNTVLVVEHKPETIVIADHVVDLGPGAGTAGGTICFEGTVESLRSSGTVTGRHFDDRATLKETVRKPKGTLEIRGAKANNLRDVDVDIPLGVLVAVTGVAGSGKSSLVHGSIPASEGVVAVDQTPIRGSRRSNPATYTGLLEPIRKAFAKANGVKPALFSANSEGACPTCNGAGVIYTDLAMMAGVASTCEECEGKRYQASVLEYHLGGRDISEVLAMSVLEAGEFFGAGAARTPAAHAILERLADVGLGYLSLGQPLTTLSGGERQRLKLATHMADKGGVYVLDEPTTGLHLADVEQLLGLLDRLVDSGKSVIVIEHHQAVMAHADWIIDLGPGAGHDGGLVVFEGTPADLVAARSTLTGEHLAAYVGA from the coding sequence ATGAGCACGGCCACGAGGACGGACCCGCAGTCGACTGCGCCGCACGCTGCCGACAGCCACGATCTGATTCGCCTGCACGGAGCGCGCGAGAACAATCTGAAGGACGTCAGCATCGAGATCCCGAAACGCCGTTTGACGGTGTTCACCGGTGTCTCCGGATCGGGCAAGAGTTCCTTGGTGTTCAGCACGATCGCCGCGGAGTCGCAGCGGCTGATCAACGAAACCTACAGCGCGTTCGTGCAGGGCTTCATGCCGACGCTGGCACGTCCGGAGGTCGACGTGCTGGAGGGGCTGACGACCGCGATCATCGTGGACCAGCAGCGGATGGGCGCCGATCCCCGCTCCACGGTCGGCACCGCCACCGACGCCAACGCCATGCTGCGCATCCTCTTCAGCCGGCTCGGGAAGCCGCACATCGGCTCCCCACAAGCGTTCTCGTTCAACGTCGCCTCGATCAGCGGAGCGGGCGCGGTGACGGTTGAACGTGCCGGGAAGTCCGTGAAGGAACGTCGCAGCTTCAGCATCACCGGTGGCATGTGCCCGCGCTGCGAGGGCCGGGGATCGGTGTCCGACATCGACCTCACCCAGCTCTACGACGACTCCAAGTCGCTCTCCGACGGCGCGTTCACCATCCCCGGCTGGAAGTCCGACAGTTTCTGGACGGTGCGGGTCTACGCCGAGTCGGGTTTCGTGGACCCGAACAAGCCGATCCGCGAGTTCACCAAACGGGAGATGCAGGACTTCCTCTACAAAGAGCCGACGAAGGTGAAGGTCGAGGGCGTCAACCTCACCTACGAGGGGCTGATTCCCAAGATCCAGAAGTCGTTCCTGTCCAAGGACCGGGAGGCGATGCAGCCGCATATCCGGGCGTTCGTGGACCGGGCGGTCACCTTCGCCGTCTGCCCGGAGTGCGACGGCACCCGGCTCAGCGCGGCGGCTCGATCATCCAAGATCGAAGGGATCAGCATCGCCGACGCTTGTGCGATGCAGATCAGTGACCTGGCCGAATGGGTCGGAGGCCTCGACGAGCCGTCGGTGGCGCCGCTGCTGGCCGCGCTCCGGCACACTCTCGACTCGTTCGTGGAGATCGGGCTGGGCTATCTCTCGCTCGACCGGCCCGCCGGAACGCTGTCGGGCGGTGAGGCGCAGCGCACCAAGATGATCCGCCACCTCGGTTCCTCGCTCACCGACGTCACCTACGTCTTCGACGAGCCGACCATCGGCCTGCACCCCCACGACATCCAGCGGATGAACAACCTGCTGCTGCGGCTGCGGGACAAGGGCAACACAGTGCTCGTCGTGGAGCACAAGCCGGAGACGATCGTGATCGCCGACCATGTCGTCGACCTCGGCCCCGGAGCCGGTACGGCGGGCGGCACCATCTGCTTCGAGGGTACCGTCGAGAGCCTGCGGTCCAGCGGCACCGTCACCGGGCGCCATTTCGACGACCGGGCCACTCTGAAGGAGACGGTGCGCAAGCCCAAAGGCACGCTGGAGATCCGCGGCGCCAAGGCGAACAACTTGCGCGACGTCGACGTCGACATTCCGCTCGGGGTGCTCGTCGCCGTCACCGGTGTGGCCGGGTCCGGCAAGAGCTCGCTCGTGCACGGGTCGATCCCCGCGAGCGAGGGTGTGGTGGCGGTGGACCAGACCCCCATTCGCGGCTCGCGGCGCAGCAACCCGGCGACCTACACCGGGCTGCTCGAACCGATTCGTAAGGCTTTCGCGAAGGCCAACGGCGTGAAACCGGCGCTGTTCAGCGCCAATTCCGAAGGCGCGTGCCCCACCTGCAACGGCGCGGGCGTCATCTACACCGACCTGGCGATGATGGCCGGTGTCGCCAGCACCTGCGAGGAGTGCGAGGGCAAGCGATACCAGGCGTCGGTGCTGGAGTACCACCTCGGCGGCCGCGACATCAGCGAGGTGCTCGCGATGTCGGTGCTCGAGGCCGGGGAGTTCTTCGGAGCGGGTGCGGCGCGCACGCCCGCCGCGCACGCCATCCTCGAGCGCCTCGCCGACGTAGGGCTCGGCTACCTCAGCCTCGGCCAGCCGCTCACCACGCTGTCCGGCGGCGAGCGGCAGCGGCTCAAGCTGGCCACCCACATGGCCGACAAGGGCGGCGTCTACGTCCTCGACGAGCCGACCACCGGCCTGCACCTAGCCGACGTCGAGCAACTGCTCGGCCTGCTCGACCGGCTCGTCGACTCCGGCAAGTCGGTCATCGTCATCGAGCACCACCAAGCGGTCATGGCGCACGCCGACTGGATCATCGATCTCGGTCCCGGCGCGGGCCACGACGGCGGCCTGGTCGTCTTCGAAGGCACACCCGCCGATCTGGTCGCCGCTCGTTCCACCCTCACCGGGGAGCACCTCGCGGCATACGTCGGCGCCTGA
- a CDS encoding metalloregulator ArsR/SmtB family transcription factor: MTAAVDDDLWSAVGDPTRRRMLDLLLADGGGTATGLSERLPVTRQAVAKHLGVLDRVGLVHATPAGRERRYRVDEEQLARAIAQLSSVGAAWDARLRRIKRIAEAIQREQDQQ, translated from the coding sequence GTGACCGCCGCCGTCGACGACGACCTGTGGTCCGCGGTCGGGGACCCGACCCGTCGGCGGATGCTCGACCTGCTGCTGGCCGATGGTGGCGGCACGGCCACCGGTCTCAGTGAGCGGCTGCCGGTGACCCGGCAGGCGGTCGCCAAACATCTCGGCGTGCTCGACCGCGTCGGTTTGGTGCATGCCACGCCCGCAGGCCGGGAGCGGAGGTATCGGGTGGACGAGGAGCAACTGGCCCGCGCGATCGCGCAGCTGTCCTCGGTGGGCGCGGCGTGGGACGCCAGGCTCCGGCGTATCAAGCGGATCGCCGAGGCCATCCAGCGCGAGCAGGACCAGCAGTGA
- a CDS encoding SRPBCC family protein — protein sequence MEYGSIEREIFVDASPEVVFEVVSSPEHISEWWTDDASFDVTPGAVGELVWGDRAEVVPMTVVNAEPPRLFSFRWCYPEGKVDDSANALLVTFELTPSGTGTRIRLVETGFREMGWEAAKLAEQYREHSTGWDTFVPRLGEYLARLVSTP from the coding sequence ATGGAGTACGGCAGCATCGAACGGGAGATATTCGTCGACGCCTCGCCCGAGGTGGTCTTCGAGGTGGTCAGCAGCCCCGAGCACATCTCGGAATGGTGGACCGACGACGCCTCGTTCGACGTGACTCCCGGCGCGGTCGGTGAGCTCGTCTGGGGTGACCGGGCGGAAGTGGTCCCGATGACCGTGGTGAACGCCGAGCCGCCTCGATTGTTCTCGTTCCGCTGGTGCTATCCGGAGGGCAAGGTCGACGACTCCGCCAACGCGCTGCTGGTGACGTTCGAGCTCACCCCGTCGGGCACGGGCACCAGGATCCGGCTCGTCGAGACCGGGTTCCGGGAGATGGGCTGGGAGGCCGCGAAGCTTGCGGAGCAATACCGCGAACACAGCACGGGGTGGGACACCTTCGTTCCCCGGCTCGGGGAGTACCTGGCTCGGCTGGTGTCGACCCCGTGA
- a CDS encoding phosphatase PAP2 family protein: MDRAIGGVVAELPASAVDHGLLRMTGSANFSGLWLVIAALLATRQGAPRRAAFRGVVSVAGASLVVNAGLKPLVARRRPAAELLPAHRRLTPAPTSSSFPSGHSACAAAFATAVALESPRTALVVAPLAATVAYSRVHTGVHWSSDVLVGAAVGSGVALATRRWWPVRESDEAQARPVREVPALVEGKGLVVMVNPISGDPNYDPTDDVVAALPAATVLRTRPDLDCAEQLEQAIAEHGEPVSAVGVAGGDGTVAAVAAVALRHELPLVVIPTGTLNHFARDLGVYDLREVIDATGVGEAVAVDIASVECEDETGSRTRYLINTASLGAYPDLVQLREKWQSRWGKWPAFAAALVVTLRRAEPIEICLDGRWQRVWFLFIGNGPYHPHGAVPAFRDRLDAGLLDVRWLRADLRWSRTRAVLALLLAAIGHSKVYGERQLPELFVQLPTPEALATDGEVVGKATRLHFAIAGQLPVYRRDESNPLWADRSRPHHRRAPWLRDVFRARPYQRRAGED, from the coding sequence ATCGATCGAGCGATCGGCGGCGTGGTCGCCGAACTGCCTGCCTCGGCGGTCGACCACGGTCTGTTGCGGATGACCGGCAGCGCGAATTTCAGCGGACTGTGGCTGGTCATCGCGGCGCTACTCGCCACCCGCCAGGGCGCGCCGCGGCGGGCGGCGTTCCGCGGTGTCGTCTCCGTCGCCGGCGCGAGTCTCGTCGTCAACGCGGGCCTGAAGCCGCTCGTCGCACGGCGCAGGCCTGCCGCCGAACTGCTGCCCGCGCACCGGCGGCTCACCCCTGCCCCGACGTCCTCCTCGTTCCCTTCGGGACACAGCGCCTGCGCCGCGGCCTTCGCCACGGCCGTGGCTCTGGAAAGTCCGCGCACCGCATTGGTTGTCGCCCCGCTGGCCGCCACCGTCGCGTACTCCCGGGTACACACCGGCGTGCATTGGAGTTCCGACGTGCTCGTCGGAGCGGCCGTCGGTTCCGGTGTCGCCCTGGCCACCCGCCGCTGGTGGCCGGTGCGCGAGTCGGACGAAGCGCAGGCCCGCCCGGTCCGCGAGGTACCCGCGCTGGTCGAGGGCAAAGGCCTTGTGGTCATGGTGAATCCGATCTCCGGCGACCCGAACTACGATCCCACCGACGACGTCGTCGCGGCGTTGCCCGCGGCCACCGTGCTGCGCACGCGACCGGACCTGGACTGTGCCGAACAACTCGAGCAGGCCATCGCCGAACACGGCGAACCGGTCTCGGCGGTCGGCGTCGCGGGCGGTGACGGCACGGTGGCCGCCGTGGCCGCGGTCGCGCTGCGCCACGAGTTGCCGTTGGTCGTCATCCCGACCGGCACACTGAATCATTTCGCCCGCGACCTCGGCGTCTACGACCTGCGCGAGGTCATCGACGCCACCGGTGTCGGCGAGGCGGTCGCGGTCGATATCGCCAGCGTCGAGTGCGAGGACGAAACCGGTTCGCGCACCAGGTACCTGATCAACACCGCCAGCCTCGGCGCCTATCCGGATCTCGTGCAGCTGCGTGAGAAGTGGCAGTCGCGCTGGGGGAAATGGCCCGCATTCGCCGCCGCGCTCGTGGTCACGCTGCGCCGGGCCGAACCGATCGAGATCTGCTTGGACGGGCGCTGGCAGCGGGTGTGGTTCCTGTTCATCGGCAACGGCCCCTACCATCCGCACGGCGCCGTGCCCGCGTTCCGCGACCGGCTCGACGCCGGGCTGCTCGACGTACGCTGGCTGCGCGCCGATCTGCGCTGGTCGCGCACCCGTGCGGTGCTGGCGCTGCTGCTGGCGGCGATCGGCCACAGCAAGGTCTACGGCGAGCGCCAGTTACCCGAACTCTTCGTACAGCTACCCACACCGGAGGCGCTGGCCACCGACGGTGAGGTGGTCGGCAAAGCCACCCGCCTGCACTTCGCCATCGCGGGCCAGCTACCGGTCTACCGTCGCGACGAATCGAACCCGCTGTGGGCCGATCGCAGCCGCCCCCATCACCGCAGAGCCCCTTGGTTGCGGGACGTATTCCGGGCCCGCCCGTATCAGCGCCGAGCGGGCGAAGACTGA